tacattgagaCCCTTTGTgagtacttttgtattttgttgaAATATAAGGATATCATTCTCCCTTTCTCTACTCCTTTCTCTAATACTTCTTCAATTCCTATTgtagtatttcattttattagttttataataCGTTATCAGCACGAAAGCTCTACTTTTGAACAAAAGATGAAAACGGAGGCGCTACTTTGAACAAAAGTGAAGCACAAGATTTTGCCGAAATTCTGTCCGTATTTCTTCAAGTGACTTTTGAGGTAAATTTCTAAGTCAAAatcttattttaatttcttatggctaATCTTACGAAACAAGAGTTCATACCTCTtgatatttttggaaaaaattatttatcatgGGTATTGGATGTTGAAATCCATCTTGAGACAATGGGTCTTGGTAACACTattgttgaaaaaaatgaatCCTCAAACCAAGACCTTACCAAAGCTATGATTTTCCTTCGTCATCATTTAGATGAAGGAATAAAAATAGAGTATCTTACTGTTAAAGATCCTCTTGTCCTTTGGCAAGATTTGAAAGAAAGATTCGACCACCTGAAGTTGGTCGTTCTTCCAAAAGCCCGATATGATTGGCTTCACTTACGGCTGCAAGATTTTAAATCTGTCAATGAATATAATTCAGTCATGTTCAGAATCACTTCTCAATTATCATTATGTGGCGAAAAAGTCACTGATGAAGATATGTTAGAGaaaatattttctacttttcatgTCTCTAACATGCTCCTGCAGCAGCAATATCGAGAGAAGgggtttaaaaaatattctgaacTTATTGCATGTCTTCTCTTGGCTGAACAAAACAATGAATTGTTGCTGAAAAATCATAAGTCCCGACCAACTAGTGCAAGTCCATTCCCTGAAGTGAATGCGACCCAATTTCAAAATTCtggtcgaggtcgtggacgTGGCTGTAGAGATGGCCGTGGAGGAGGCCGTGgatgtggtcgtggccgtggacgTGATCGTAGTAAATTTGTGCCTCGTGAAAATTTTAACCGTGGCAAACAACAAAATATTTCTGAAAAGAGGGAAAATAACTACGAtcagaaaaatggagaaaagaaagtttatgaagaaaaatgctaCCGGTGTGGTGTGGAAGGTCATTGGTCTCGTACCTGTCGTATGGCCGAACATCTTGTTGACCTCTATCAAGCATCATTGAAAACGAAAGACAAAGACATTGAGACAAATTTCATTGATCAAAAGAATGACTATGATGATGGTGATGATGCTGATATGACACATCTCGATGTTGCTGATTTTTTTGAGCATCCTGAAGATGTCAACAAATACTCCATgattatttaaatatttttatgatgCTTTATCTTTTATGTAATTTTTCTTTCTATTGAATATGT
The Coffea arabica cultivar ET-39 chromosome 6c, Coffea Arabica ET-39 HiFi, whole genome shotgun sequence genome window above contains:
- the LOC113693228 gene encoding uncharacterized protein; translated protein: MGLGNTIVEKNESSNQDLTKAMIFLRHHLDEGIKIEYLTVKDPLVLWQDLKERFDHLKLVVLPKARYDWLHLRLQDFKSVNEYNSVMFRITSQLSLCGEKVTDEDMLEKIFSTFHVSNMLLQQQYREKGFKKYSELIACLLLAEQNNELLLKNHKSRPTSASPFPEVNATQFQNSGRGRGRGCRDGRGGGRGCGRGRGRDRSKFVPRENFNRGKQQNISEKRENNYDQKNGEKKVYEEKCYRCGVEGHWSRTCRMAEHLVDLYQASLKTKDKDIETNFIDQKNDYDDGDDADMTHLDVADFFEHPEDVNKYSMII